One region of Streptococcus salivarius genomic DNA includes:
- a CDS encoding DEAD/DEAH box helicase, whose translation MKFTDLNLSEDIQSAVVAAGFEKPSPIQELTIPLALEGKDVIGQAQTGTGKTAAFGLPTLDKIRTEENTIQALVIAPTRELAVQSQEELFRFGRDKGVKVRSVYGGSSIEKQIKALRSGAHIVVGTPGRLLDLIKRKALKLNNIETLILDEADEMLNMGFLEDIEAIISRVPEERQTLLFSATMPDAIKRIGVQFMKDPEHVKIKAKELTNVNVDQYFIRVKEQEKFDTMTRLMDVDQPELSIVFGRTKRRVDELTRGLKLRGFRAEGIHGDLDQNKRLRVIRDFKNDQIDILVATDVAARGLDISGVTHVYNYDIPQDPESYVHRIGRTGRAGQSGQSITFVAPNEMGYLGIIENLTKKRMKGLKPPTAQEAFQAKKKVALKKIERDFADEAIRSNFDKFKGDAVKLAQEFTPEELALYILSLTVQDPETMPEVEIAREKPLPFKPSGGGFGGKGGKGGRGNRGRDNNRRGGYRGDRNRDDRDGGRRDFKRKSKKNSRDFENRGNKRPHRTSSEKKNGFVIRNKGDK comes from the coding sequence TTGAAATTTACAGATTTAAACCTATCAGAAGACATCCAATCAGCTGTTGTAGCTGCCGGTTTTGAAAAACCATCACCTATCCAAGAGTTGACGATTCCACTCGCTCTTGAAGGTAAGGATGTTATCGGTCAGGCCCAAACTGGTACTGGTAAAACAGCTGCCTTTGGTTTGCCTACCCTAGATAAAATTCGTACAGAAGAAAATACAATCCAAGCTCTTGTTATTGCTCCAACACGTGAGTTGGCAGTGCAATCTCAAGAAGAGCTTTTCCGTTTTGGTCGTGACAAAGGCGTTAAAGTTCGCTCAGTCTACGGTGGTTCTAGCATTGAAAAACAAATCAAGGCCCTCCGTTCAGGTGCCCACATTGTTGTAGGGACACCAGGTCGTCTCCTTGACCTTATCAAACGTAAGGCTCTTAAACTCAATAACATTGAGACTTTGATTTTGGATGAAGCGGATGAAATGCTTAACATGGGCTTCCTTGAAGATATTGAAGCTATCATTAGCCGAGTACCAGAAGAACGTCAAACTCTCCTTTTCTCAGCAACTATGCCTGATGCTATCAAACGTATTGGTGTGCAGTTCATGAAAGATCCTGAGCATGTGAAAATCAAGGCTAAAGAATTGACCAATGTTAACGTTGACCAATACTTTATCCGAGTGAAGGAACAAGAGAAGTTTGATACCATGACTCGCCTTATGGACGTTGACCAACCAGAATTGTCAATTGTCTTTGGTCGTACCAAACGTCGTGTGGATGAGTTGACACGTGGCTTGAAACTTCGTGGTTTCCGTGCAGAAGGTATCCATGGTGACCTTGATCAAAACAAACGTCTTCGTGTTATCCGTGACTTCAAGAACGACCAAATCGATATCTTGGTTGCGACAGACGTTGCAGCGCGTGGTCTTGACATTTCAGGTGTCACTCACGTCTACAACTATGATATTCCACAAGATCCAGAAAGCTACGTTCACCGTATTGGACGTACAGGACGTGCAGGCCAATCAGGTCAATCTATTACTTTCGTAGCTCCAAACGAAATGGGTTACTTGGGAATCATCGAAAACTTGACTAAGAAACGCATGAAAGGTCTTAAGCCACCAACAGCTCAAGAAGCCTTCCAAGCTAAGAAGAAAGTTGCCCTTAAGAAGATCGAACGCGACTTTGCGGATGAAGCTATCCGTTCTAACTTTGACAAGTTCAAAGGTGATGCGGTTAAATTGGCTCAAGAATTCACTCCTGAAGAATTGGCACTTTACATCTTGAGCTTGACCGTTCAAGACCCAGAGACAATGCCAGAAGTGGAAATTGCCCGTGAAAAACCATTGCCATTCAAACCATCAGGTGGTGGCTTTGGTGGTAAAGGCGGCAAAGGTGGCCGTGGCAACCGTGGTCGCGATAACAACCGTCGTGGTGGATACCGTGGCGACCGTAACCGCGATGACCGAGACGGTGGCCGTCGTGACTTCAAACGCAAGTCTAAGAAGAATAGCCGTGACTTCGAAAACCGTGGCAACAAACGCCCACACCGTACCTCAAGCGAAAAGAAAAACGGCTTTGTTATCCGTAACAAGGGTGATAAATAG
- a CDS encoding magnesium transporter CorA family protein, whose product MFIEKELGYKRHWINIDSDIISEQSYLYTKYDIDQETIEYALDKNERAHMDYNRENGTITFIYNVLALEKDKEYYETIPLTFIVQDTRLVTISNEDNAYVISKMQDYVDNHEDLSIYKLLFAGLEMISNAYYPVIERLDQQKDEVSRRLRQTTTSKNLYDLSDLETGMVYLVAAATQNRLLLEHIKGHAIYRRLNEVEKEQFDDAMIEARQLVAMTDLISKVLQHLSGSYNNILNNNLNNNLSNLTIIEVLLGVLAVITGFFGMNVPLPFMTVSPAWIFIIIGSVILCLVLARYLRWLVHK is encoded by the coding sequence ATGTTTATTGAAAAAGAACTGGGTTATAAGCGTCACTGGATTAATATTGACTCAGATATTATTTCTGAGCAATCCTACCTTTATACCAAGTATGATATTGACCAGGAAACCATAGAGTATGCCTTGGATAAAAATGAACGAGCTCACATGGACTACAACCGTGAGAATGGAACAATTACCTTTATTTATAATGTTCTGGCTCTTGAGAAGGACAAGGAATACTATGAAACCATTCCTCTGACCTTTATTGTACAAGATACGCGTTTGGTGACCATTAGTAACGAGGATAATGCTTATGTGATCAGCAAAATGCAAGACTATGTGGATAACCATGAGGATTTGTCCATTTATAAATTGCTCTTTGCAGGCCTTGAGATGATTTCAAATGCCTACTATCCCGTCATTGAACGTTTGGATCAGCAAAAAGATGAGGTTAGTCGACGTCTAAGGCAGACTACGACAAGTAAGAATCTTTACGACCTTTCAGATTTGGAAACAGGCATGGTCTATTTGGTGGCTGCCGCTACACAAAACCGCCTCCTTTTGGAGCACATCAAGGGGCACGCCATTTATCGTCGTCTCAACGAGGTTGAAAAAGAACAGTTTGATGATGCCATGATTGAAGCTAGACAGTTAGTAGCCATGACGGACCTCATTTCTAAGGTCTTACAGCATTTATCAGGTTCTTATAATAATATCCTAAACAACAACCTGAACAACAACTTGAGTAATTTGACCATTATTGAGGTACTCTTGGGAGTACTTGCCGTCATTACCGGTTTCTTTGGGATGAATGTTCCTTTACCGTTTATGACTGTCAGTCCGGCCTGGATTTTCATCATTATCGGTAGTGTGATTCTTTGTTTGGTCTTGGCCCGCTACCTGCGTTGGTTGGTCCATAAATAA
- a CDS encoding UDP-N-acetylmuramoyl-tripeptide--D-alanyl-D-alanine ligase, with the protein MKLTLHEIAKVVGAKNDVTAYEDVAINQIEFDSRKITAGDLFLPLKGARDGHDFIQTAFDNGALATFTEKELPADQVHILVDDALEAFQKLAAYYLEKTEVDVIAVTGSNGKTTTKDMIHDILATTYRTYKTQGNYNNEIGLPYTALHMPDDTEKIVLEMGQDHMGDIHLLSTLAKPKTAVVTLIGEAHLEFFGSRDKIAQGKMQMQDGMPDGSLLLVPSDPIVDPFLPSNLEVVRFGDGAELTVSELTEFKDHLTFSTNFLDGQVTLPVTGKYNATNAMVAAYVAKHLGVTEENILSALANLQLTKNRTEWKKAANGADILSDVYNANPTAMKLILETFSAIPKNEGGKKIAVLADMKELGEQSVQLHTQMILSLTPDAIDTVIFYGEDIAELSQLASQMFPLGHVYYFKKTANEDQFDAMVKQIKESLGEHDQILLKGSNSMNLAKVVEELQAKN; encoded by the coding sequence ATGAAACTGACACTCCATGAAATTGCCAAGGTTGTTGGCGCTAAAAATGATGTCACAGCCTATGAAGATGTTGCCATTAACCAGATTGAGTTTGATAGCCGTAAGATTACAGCGGGTGACCTCTTTTTACCACTAAAAGGTGCGCGTGATGGGCATGATTTTATCCAAACAGCCTTTGACAATGGTGCCCTAGCGACATTCACAGAAAAAGAATTACCAGCTGATCAAGTCCACATCCTAGTTGATGACGCTCTTGAAGCCTTTCAAAAACTAGCTGCCTACTATCTTGAAAAGACTGAGGTTGATGTTATTGCTGTGACTGGTTCTAATGGTAAGACAACAACCAAGGACATGATTCATGATATCTTGGCAACAACCTATCGTACTTACAAAACCCAAGGCAATTACAACAATGAGATTGGTCTTCCTTATACAGCCCTCCACATGCCTGATGATACTGAGAAAATCGTCCTTGAGATGGGGCAAGACCACATGGGAGACATTCACCTCTTGTCAACCCTGGCTAAGCCAAAAACAGCCGTTGTTACCTTAATCGGAGAGGCTCATTTGGAATTCTTCGGTAGCCGTGACAAGATTGCCCAAGGTAAAATGCAAATGCAAGACGGTATGCCTGATGGTAGCCTCTTGCTTGTGCCAAGTGATCCTATCGTAGATCCTTTCTTGCCAAGCAATCTTGAAGTGGTACGCTTTGGGGATGGTGCGGAGCTTACAGTCTCTGAGTTGACAGAATTCAAGGACCATCTCACCTTTTCAACAAACTTCCTAGACGGACAAGTTACCTTGCCAGTCACTGGAAAATACAATGCCACAAATGCCATGGTTGCTGCCTATGTGGCTAAACACTTGGGTGTAACTGAGGAAAATATCCTCTCAGCTCTTGCCAACTTGCAGCTTACAAAAAACCGTACCGAATGGAAAAAAGCAGCCAACGGTGCCGATATCCTTTCAGACGTTTACAATGCCAATCCAACAGCCATGAAGCTCATTTTGGAGACCTTCTCAGCCATTCCTAAGAATGAAGGAGGCAAGAAGATCGCTGTCCTAGCTGATATGAAAGAACTCGGTGAACAGTCTGTTCAACTTCACACACAGATGATTCTCAGCCTGACACCAGATGCTATTGATACGGTGATTTTCTACGGTGAAGACATTGCAGAATTGTCACAACTTGCTAGTCAAATGTTCCCACTTGGTCATGTTTATTATTTCAAGAAAACAGCTAACGAAGACCAATTTGACGCTATGGTCAAGCAAATCAAAGAAAGCCTGGGCGAGCACGATCAAATCTTGCTCAAAGGCTCTAACTCTATGAACCTAGCCAAGGTTGTAGAAGAACTCCAAGCTAAGAATTAA
- a CDS encoding PH domain-containing protein — protein sequence MGLFSGLLGNASKKDNDKVERQLEGILIPGEQVELAYVLVRDLIVFTEKRLILVDKQGVTGKKTSYKSIPYHSISRFTVESSGHFDLDAELKIWISSALEPAEVLQFKSDNNVFEIQQALAAAVLK from the coding sequence ATGGGACTTTTTTCAGGACTGCTTGGCAACGCATCTAAAAAAGATAATGATAAGGTTGAGCGCCAATTGGAGGGCATCTTAATTCCAGGTGAACAGGTGGAGTTAGCCTATGTCCTTGTTCGTGACTTGATTGTCTTTACAGAGAAGCGCTTGATTTTAGTCGATAAGCAAGGTGTTACAGGGAAGAAGACTTCCTACAAGTCTATCCCTTATCACTCGATTTCTCGTTTTACTGTAGAAAGTTCAGGGCACTTTGACCTAGATGCTGAACTTAAGATTTGGATTTCATCAGCATTGGAGCCCGCAGAGGTCCTTCAATTTAAGAGTGATAATAACGTCTTTGAAATTCAACAAGCTTTGGCAGCAGCAGTGCTAAAGTAA
- a CDS encoding YwaF family protein — translation MKEFLTTTQTHPPQIPLPYYLLMLLAMVLLSYLSWRWYKNKIWRWTFLIIQAIQLFALYTWYLWQGFPLYISLPLYHCRMAMFTVLLLKNSRIKSYFAIMGVVGTYCALIYPVFDPYEFPHITGFSFLIGHYALLVNSLNVIFNSYKTHPISQRLIVVATLLLNLALVIVNQTIGGNYGMLKHTPFIMGTPLFVKYLAVSGALIILMIIMKKGLEHFEDKY, via the coding sequence ATGAAGGAATTTTTGACAACCACCCAAACTCATCCACCCCAGATACCTTTGCCCTATTATTTGCTTATGCTTTTGGCAATGGTACTTCTGAGTTACTTGAGTTGGCGTTGGTATAAGAATAAGATATGGCGTTGGACCTTTCTCATTATCCAAGCCATTCAACTCTTTGCCCTATACACTTGGTACCTCTGGCAGGGCTTCCCACTTTATATTAGTCTGCCCCTGTACCATTGTCGTATGGCCATGTTTACTGTTCTCCTCTTGAAAAATAGCAGGATAAAGAGCTATTTCGCTATTATGGGAGTTGTTGGGACCTACTGTGCATTGATTTATCCAGTATTTGATCCCTATGAGTTTCCTCATATCACAGGCTTTTCTTTCCTAATTGGCCACTATGCCCTACTGGTCAATAGCCTGAATGTAATTTTTAATAGTTATAAAACTCATCCCATCAGCCAGCGGCTGATTGTCGTGGCCACCTTATTACTGAATTTAGCTTTGGTAATCGTTAATCAGACTATCGGTGGAAACTATGGCATGCTTAAACACACGCCATTTATTATGGGAACTCCCTTATTTGTCAAATACCTTGCTGTTTCAGGAGCTCTGATTATTCTCATGATAATCATGAAAAAAGGTCTGGAGCATTTTGAAGACAAATATTAA
- a CDS encoding peptide chain release factor 3 — protein sequence MSIQDEIKKRRTFAIISHPDAGKTTITEQLLYFGGEIREAGTVKGKKTGNFAKSDWMDIEKQRGISVTSSVMQFDYAGKRVNILDTPGHEDFSEDTYRTLMAVDAAVMVVDSAKGIEAQTKKLFEVVKHRGIPVFTFMNKLDRDGREPLDLLEELEEVLGIASYPMNWPIGMGKAFEGLYDLYNERLELYKGDERFAKIEDGDTLFANNPFYEQAKEDIELLTEAGNEFSEEAILAGELTPVFFGSALTNFGVQTFLDTFLKFAPEPHGHKTVDGDEIDPLNKDFSGFVFKIQANMDPRHRDRIAFVRIVSGEFERGMSVNLTRTGKGAKLSNVTQFMAESRENVENAVAGDIIGVYDTGTYQVGDTLTVGKNKFEFEPLPTFTPELFMKVSAKNVMKQKSFHKGIEQLVQEGAIQLYTNYQTGEYMLGAVGQLQFEVFKHRMENEYNAEVVMTPMGKKTVRWIQPEDLDERMSSSRNILAKDRFDQPVFLFENDFALRWFADKYPDVTLEEKM from the coding sequence ATGAGTATCCAAGACGAAATCAAAAAACGCCGTACTTTTGCCATCATCTCTCACCCCGATGCTGGTAAAACAACAATCACTGAACAATTGCTTTACTTTGGGGGTGAAATCCGTGAAGCTGGTACCGTAAAAGGTAAGAAAACCGGAAACTTTGCTAAATCAGACTGGATGGATATCGAGAAACAACGTGGTATCTCAGTAACCTCATCTGTGATGCAGTTTGACTATGCCGGCAAACGTGTCAATATCCTTGATACCCCAGGGCACGAGGACTTCTCAGAAGATACCTACCGTACCCTTATGGCGGTCGACGCTGCCGTCATGGTCGTTGACTCAGCCAAAGGTATCGAGGCCCAAACCAAAAAACTTTTCGAAGTTGTTAAACACCGTGGTATTCCTGTCTTCACCTTCATGAACAAATTGGACCGTGATGGACGTGAGCCACTCGACCTCTTGGAAGAGTTGGAAGAAGTGCTTGGTATTGCCAGCTACCCAATGAACTGGCCTATCGGTATGGGTAAAGCCTTCGAAGGACTTTACGACCTCTATAACGAACGCTTGGAGCTTTACAAGGGTGACGAGCGCTTTGCCAAGATTGAAGATGGTGATACCCTTTTTGCCAACAACCCATTCTATGAGCAAGCTAAAGAAGATATCGAACTCTTGACAGAAGCGGGTAATGAATTTTCTGAAGAAGCTATTTTAGCTGGTGAATTGACGCCGGTCTTCTTCGGTTCTGCCCTCACTAACTTTGGGGTTCAAACCTTCCTTGATACCTTCCTCAAATTTGCGCCAGAACCACATGGCCACAAGACAGTTGATGGCGACGAGATTGATCCTCTTAACAAGGATTTCTCTGGTTTTGTTTTCAAAATCCAAGCCAACATGGACCCACGTCACCGTGACCGTATTGCCTTTGTTCGTATCGTGTCTGGTGAATTCGAGCGTGGTATGAGTGTTAACCTAACCCGTACAGGTAAGGGAGCGAAGCTCTCTAACGTTACTCAGTTTATGGCCGAGTCTCGTGAAAATGTTGAAAATGCCGTGGCAGGAGACATTATCGGGGTTTACGACACAGGAACTTATCAGGTTGGTGATACCCTTACTGTAGGTAAAAACAAATTTGAATTTGAGCCACTACCAACCTTTACGCCAGAGTTGTTCATGAAAGTTTCTGCTAAAAACGTTATGAAACAGAAGTCCTTCCACAAAGGAATTGAACAATTGGTGCAAGAAGGAGCCATCCAGCTTTACACCAACTACCAAACAGGTGAATACATGCTTGGTGCCGTTGGTCAACTTCAGTTTGAAGTTTTCAAACACCGTATGGAAAATGAATACAATGCTGAAGTCGTTATGACACCAATGGGTAAAAAGACTGTGCGTTGGATCCAACCTGAGGACCTTGATGAACGCATGTCATCAAGTCGAAATATCTTGGCTAAAGACCGCTTTGACCAACCAGTCTTCCTCTTTGAAAATGACTTTGCCCTCCGTTGGTTTGCGGATAAATATCCAGATGTAACATTGGAAGAGAAGATGTAA
- a CDS encoding cysteine ABC transporter substrate-binding protein has translation MKLTKKIFALLALVFALVAVTACSSNSSSGKSTAKARTIEEIKKSGELRIAVFADKKPFGYVDNKGAYQGYDIELGNRLAKDLGVKPKYVSVDAANRAEFLISNKVDITLANFTVTDERKKQVDFALPYMKVSIGVVSPKDKVIKDVKELEGKTLIVTKGTTAETYFEKNYPNIKLQKYDQYSDAYQALLDGRGDAFSTDNTEVLAWALENKGYEVGITSLGNPDTIAPAVQKGNKELLDFINKDIKKLGKENFFHKDYEKTLRPTYGDAAKADDLVVEGGEVK, from the coding sequence ATGAAATTAACAAAGAAAATTTTTGCCCTATTAGCCCTCGTCTTTGCCTTGGTGGCAGTGACTGCTTGCTCAAGTAACAGTAGCTCTGGTAAATCAACAGCCAAAGCACGTACCATCGAAGAAATTAAGAAGAGTGGTGAACTCCGTATCGCCGTCTTTGCGGACAAGAAACCTTTCGGTTATGTAGATAACAAGGGTGCTTACCAAGGTTACGATATTGAACTTGGGAACCGTTTGGCCAAAGATTTGGGTGTTAAACCTAAATACGTCTCAGTAGATGCGGCCAACCGTGCAGAATTCTTGATTTCAAATAAGGTAGATATTACCCTTGCCAACTTTACAGTAACTGATGAACGTAAGAAACAAGTGGACTTCGCCCTTCCTTACATGAAAGTCTCAATCGGTGTGGTGTCACCTAAAGACAAGGTCATTAAGGACGTTAAAGAGCTTGAAGGTAAGACTTTGATTGTTACTAAGGGAACAACTGCTGAAACTTACTTTGAAAAGAACTACCCAAATATCAAATTGCAAAAGTATGACCAATATAGCGATGCTTACCAAGCCCTCCTTGATGGTCGTGGCGATGCCTTCTCAACTGATAATACAGAAGTTCTTGCTTGGGCTCTAGAAAATAAAGGTTATGAAGTAGGAATCACATCACTTGGTAACCCAGATACCATTGCCCCAGCCGTTCAAAAAGGTAACAAAGAACTCCTTGACTTTATCAATAAAGACATTAAGAAACTTGGTAAAGAGAATTTCTTCCACAAAGATTATGAAAAAACACTTCGTCCAACTTACGGTGATGCAGCTAAAGCTGATGACCTCGTGGTTGAAGGTGGCGAAGTGAAATAA
- the thiT gene encoding energy-coupled thiamine transporter ThiT, whose amino-acid sequence MSKTNIRPMIEVALFATIAYILDLVTQPMSLGPWISLSFKMVPIFLLSFRWGLKAGAMGGLIWGLLQVVTGQAAGGWLTLTQGFLEYFVAFSLIGISGVVKPALDKAIKQGNKVKSLMVITEGILLGSFARYLIHFIAGVIFWGSYAPKGQSPYLYSFIVNSSSFLGETLASLIVFFALQRFLGRLLNTEK is encoded by the coding sequence ATGTCGAAAACAAATATTCGACCAATGATTGAGGTTGCCCTTTTTGCAACCATTGCTTATATTCTGGACTTAGTTACTCAGCCCATGTCACTAGGCCCTTGGATTTCCCTTTCCTTTAAGATGGTACCTATCTTTCTCCTCAGTTTTCGCTGGGGCTTAAAAGCTGGTGCTATGGGCGGTCTTATCTGGGGGCTACTTCAAGTGGTGACAGGACAGGCAGCCGGTGGTTGGCTGACCTTGACACAAGGGTTTCTGGAGTACTTTGTCGCCTTTAGTCTGATTGGTATCAGTGGTGTGGTCAAACCAGCCCTTGATAAAGCCATTAAACAAGGCAATAAAGTCAAGTCTCTGATGGTGATTACTGAGGGGATTCTTCTTGGTAGCTTCGCTCGTTACCTCATTCACTTTATAGCCGGTGTCATCTTTTGGGGAAGCTATGCCCCTAAAGGACAAAGCCCTTATCTCTATTCATTTATTGTCAATAGCTCATCCTTCCTTGGAGAAACATTGGCCAGCCTCATCGTTTTCTTCGCCCTACAACGATTCCTAGGCAGGTTACTAAATACGGAAAAATAA
- a CDS encoding tRNA1(Val) (adenine(37)-N6)-methyltransferase yields MTNPILKDGERIDQLFSTDVKIIQNKEVFSYSIDSILLSRFPKIPKKGLIVDLCSGNGAVGLFASTRTEAPITLVELQERLADMAKRSVTLNQLEDQVTVVNDDLKNLLDHAPRSQVDLILCNPPYFKATETSKKNLSEHYLLARHEITTNLEEICQVARHALKSNGRIAMVHRPDRFLDIIDTMRQYNLAPKRIQFIYPKMGREANMLLIEAIKDGSTDGLKILPPLFVHKENGDYTDEIFEIYFGKKAEGES; encoded by the coding sequence ATGACAAATCCAATTTTAAAAGATGGAGAACGCATTGACCAACTCTTCTCCACAGATGTAAAAATCATACAAAACAAGGAGGTCTTTAGCTATTCTATCGACAGTATCCTCCTCTCTCGATTCCCAAAAATTCCCAAGAAGGGGTTAATCGTCGACCTCTGTTCGGGAAATGGTGCCGTTGGCCTCTTTGCTAGTACACGTACTGAGGCACCAATTACCTTGGTTGAGCTACAAGAACGCCTGGCTGACATGGCCAAACGTTCCGTCACTCTCAACCAACTAGAGGATCAGGTGACTGTTGTTAATGACGACCTAAAAAATTTGCTTGACCATGCTCCAAGATCTCAGGTGGACCTTATTCTCTGTAACCCACCCTACTTTAAGGCGACAGAAACGTCCAAGAAGAATCTGTCAGAGCACTACCTCTTGGCCCGTCACGAAATCACAACCAATCTAGAGGAAATTTGCCAGGTCGCTCGTCATGCCCTCAAATCTAACGGACGTATTGCCATGGTGCATCGTCCTGACCGCTTTTTGGATATCATCGATACTATGCGCCAGTATAACCTAGCGCCTAAACGTATCCAGTTTATCTATCCTAAGATGGGACGCGAGGCAAATATGCTCCTGATTGAAGCCATTAAAGACGGTTCGACAGATGGCTTGAAAATCCTTCCACCTCTCTTTGTGCATAAGGAAAATGGTGATTATACTGACGAAATCTTTGAGATTTACTTTGGAAAAAAGGCTGAAGGTGAGTCCTAA
- a CDS encoding polysaccharide deacetylase family protein, translating into MKKSIEIIGKNRKALNLCLIIANLVVLAILGFVLFQRHNTKSEQVAKAEKTEQVSNSTSSSSEKAKEDDETQLKKGSNHSIAASDYAYDVTAVNNTIRGQSQDIDDKVVFLTFDDGIDPTLTPQVMSILKEYGVHATFFHIGYTITQENADILKRQITEGHAIANHSLSHNFNLLYPGRVPNQSQIVSEVNQTMANFQAILGKDFKTRIFRYPGGHMSWQGLESTDQALAKEGVQWIDWNMLCGDAEPASVRPTTSETMMAYLDGSQKYFPESHVKVVLMHDTAGKELTVQTLPQIIEYFKDQGYTFGVLE; encoded by the coding sequence ATGAAAAAAAGTATTGAGATTATAGGGAAAAATCGAAAGGCACTTAATCTTTGCCTCATTATTGCAAACTTGGTTGTTCTGGCTATCCTAGGCTTTGTCCTATTCCAACGCCATAACACGAAATCTGAACAAGTAGCCAAGGCTGAAAAGACTGAACAAGTCTCTAATAGCACAAGCTCATCTTCAGAAAAAGCTAAAGAAGATGATGAAACACAACTCAAGAAAGGTAGTAACCACAGCATTGCAGCTTCTGACTATGCTTACGATGTTACTGCTGTGAATAACACTATTCGAGGCCAGTCTCAGGATATCGACGACAAGGTAGTCTTTTTAACATTTGACGATGGGATTGATCCAACACTGACCCCACAAGTTATGAGTATTTTGAAAGAATACGGTGTTCACGCCACATTCTTCCACATTGGTTACACCATTACACAAGAAAATGCGGACATCCTCAAACGCCAAATTACAGAAGGACATGCGATTGCCAACCATAGCCTCAGCCATAACTTTAATCTCCTTTATCCAGGACGTGTTCCTAATCAAAGTCAGATTGTTTCTGAGGTTAACCAAACCATGGCTAATTTCCAAGCCATCCTAGGTAAAGACTTCAAGACAAGAATCTTCCGTTATCCAGGTGGTCATATGTCATGGCAAGGTCTAGAAAGTACTGACCAAGCTCTCGCCAAGGAAGGTGTCCAGTGGATTGACTGGAATATGCTTTGTGGTGATGCAGAACCAGCCTCTGTTCGCCCAACAACATCTGAAACCATGATGGCCTACTTGGATGGTTCACAAAAGTATTTCCCTGAGAGTCATGTTAAGGTTGTCCTTATGCACGACACTGCTGGTAAGGAGCTCACAGTTCAGACCCTTCCACAAATCATCGAATACTTCAAAGATCAAGGCTACACCTTTGGTGTCCTAGAGTAA
- a CDS encoding helix-hairpin-helix domain-containing protein: MKEKIIAYVKDNRLFVSVIALLMVIFCFFLWMTCGAGNSMEAETSYTDVTALSTSSSKQSSQSLSEASSQSKTEGSEKDKSKVTVDVKGAVANPGVYTLKASARVTDAIKAAGGMTEDADAKSVNLAASLSDEEVVYVATKDENLSVLGQSGTGQVSDKGGQTSAKDGKINLNTATSEELQTISGIGAKRAEDIIAYRESHGGFQSVDDLKNVSGIGDKTLEKIRESLYVA, encoded by the coding sequence GTGAAGGAAAAGATTATAGCCTATGTCAAAGATAATCGTCTGTTTGTGAGTGTCATCGCTTTACTGATGGTGATTTTTTGCTTCTTTCTATGGATGACTTGTGGTGCGGGCAACAGTATGGAGGCGGAGACGTCTTATACAGATGTGACAGCTTTGTCAACCTCCTCATCCAAACAAAGCTCACAGTCTCTTTCTGAGGCGTCTTCCCAGTCAAAGACTGAAGGAAGTGAAAAGGATAAGTCAAAAGTAACAGTAGATGTTAAGGGGGCTGTGGCTAATCCGGGTGTTTATACCTTAAAAGCAAGCGCTAGGGTAACTGATGCCATCAAAGCCGCTGGGGGAATGACTGAGGATGCGGATGCTAAGAGTGTTAACTTAGCTGCAAGCCTGTCGGACGAAGAGGTTGTCTATGTGGCAACTAAGGATGAAAACCTTTCTGTTCTTGGTCAATCAGGAACTGGTCAGGTTTCTGACAAAGGAGGGCAAACTAGTGCTAAGGATGGCAAAATTAACTTAAACACAGCGACTTCAGAGGAGTTGCAAACTATTTCTGGGATTGGAGCTAAGCGTGCTGAGGATATCATTGCCTATCGTGAAAGTCATGGAGGTTTTCAATCCGTAGATGACTTGAAAAATGTCTCAGGAATTGGTGATAAAACTTTAGAAAAAATCAGAGAGTCCCTCTATGTGGCTTAA